One segment of Anguilla anguilla isolate fAngAng1 chromosome 1, fAngAng1.pri, whole genome shotgun sequence DNA contains the following:
- the ctage5 gene encoding uncharacterized protein ctage5 isoform X2, whose product MADLRILLPAVFFFLISDHTFGITLSDYKICGDPECERPMSRVQATEYHKGQDCRFLNFKRGDVIFVYHKLSGKRDDLWAGAIDKTFGYFPKEAVEIEEIYTQEEIRTQTQEQDFFCMDEYGTITESDSRQLDNHVNQNEDEGAPENVEQHQKESKSTKEPPSATEKNEFTKKGEDTQTLVQVNRDNAKQKSAEQGGSYWIGSRVTGWLGLGDQSDDGSQEQTGEQNSFRSRKLSLDIDGNHLGKGPPPEASGWLEGGLTNIFGFGQRNPEVNIEETNERDTLTYQNTDQSSMGTQNVEEAGIKDQDEPVYVSSWLNIGISDILSFGKGNGEATGENRHSDTSADEKLDTDNENTARIHSTLSQVGVDQDEKSEEAKEETSKREENIDIQPVSSHIDGINEKGEDYSSISEEKINEDNSDKNDERTGWYSSVYNSISSFYNKKPEVENGGDITPEHSQGTVSHKPGSDEEEKGIYDESGKGMKSMFSTDGISSMFSRLTLRDQPDINKDAQNNKDSAAELTNEDREALLEAQTNTIDESIDGSRADNVDDSTDNFEQQPSIKLGVDNTANIYKIEPMSEQKLTNEEITLDKKTIDLQQNSKEYSVESDYPDRGKQTLNNNIETEQENTESNDIEFTVQVQPSDINGQLQDNREKSNSLQTETELIHLPEKLNTDDKNVENMLPILDKLSSEQDSLDIFDIPLNVTDTSGNVTDQAVIHRSSGAVGMGSTGTPNQTASAQSLTEEKMSAAEPTETTDVDNAGETSKLDSETKPEEYKVDRTEDHSRENTQSLTTDRIRHRISALDIDQMHTPSSTKTSLHNQVEKPDFDEVDVQHPHTDETPQNTVTEEGKLEKSLNMIIYKNVDEDISTDESLQIQEDQENTGIFNTDITVLKEEQKYVPATVHIEGCKASSNTENEENTFTPTGYNVENDSEMDVLGDLQLRSSNGQNIQTNQESLDTKLDPPSPNVYKSNEFNENEESRQRNKTPNDEQRNITDGNVVNSGPDVQDLEELEHSSTLIQQDSGTKTKSTSRPKDFSQSDPSYLPGTTAEGVLKQTGQQRDIHLKGIQSHADIQFVDGNSEQTDPQNVKENNEHQLLPCHHSQTETCVNFVDGENVYETLSEQVKNEVPRETVHADQGEAESLDREGGSFLTEYQLGENNSNGKSFEPLTSETEPSTNVVEDETVPQAENSVINYADSENQAKTFAHKINRGGNNQINLNQQTDEVNGKAASEKCEPLSEMNGDVVQEPSDKNEGDIRDSTFISDKEEEVSTISHSKSHESNFAITDKNNIAYLVKDSHEVPAKTTTKHTGESLKKNMDIEDISQTTQDRDEMLFDPPVLGTDVQSQSIHSTQEAIKATQVFKEYKNMQVHLNAEDVQYFLDVFGKHKLLWLDYCLGNTEIEEEVQNNDNNLAILSDFERILKYHSEIISTSTKSTQNERNMKEEDIHNKSISLKKLEILLSTLRGRYTLAKPAVAINVIQDVGKPECTTTNCFSAEKNEHTKRDNEAVPGVRDDSEETDWRTGHTIEGAILNIKTGVTEVSGTLFTFSGQLTFTILEKVLFIYSLLKWLITEVVSSLPDDIKPGPDLYGLPWEAVIVTFLLGLITILVFICRFYQSITSRLYVGKERKLGQKVAELLDEKCKVLETLSECKHKYEELEAALQNGGVSSHALERDNLEVMSKNLEQSNAQLKSDIEQLKQDLKAERTQRSQQEEMLAGMQETLKSLEEEAKDLKSQMEQAQTTLKIYDINSERLQANLQAAKEENALLQESEGQLVQEAEGWGERLSELEEEMKMCESSHRDMVEDCANKDERIKSLTDCLLKMRDWDSEVEDEANGEENAGISSAENGGSTDNHQKQKVQRLIYAAKMSADLKSMEEEKNRVFARWNDEVKAKEDLQDGIEKLQNEKDSLQSESAMYTCETQKLQQKLQIMTEMYQENELKLHRMLTVEERERLQKEEKLTKADKKINLATEELSNYRQRSKELEEELEKTNMAYKTQIESHEKKAHDNWLAARAADRDLTHIKRENANLRQKLTDAQFKLEVVEKDPYVLECPGRPLFRGERSPFGPSPLGRPSSENRAFLSPPTLMDGPLRLSPPFPPGPGGRASRGPEYPVVSEGVDSERSGGPHSDSGSLSPTWERDRRGPLPPPGYPYPDPSLPYRRPPPGVFPMGPIPPRGPSPLDAHSFTSHLSDKSADSSYLGHTSDSLGVGENESRDSILSLSGELRPPPDPDVRMGPGFGPPMMGPPPPLEPRDHFPRRGPYGPPDFFPPRGPGGPPMGMRRLPPPGMFPRFPPPTQHMGYPPARLPPDSLPGPPPRPSPPGSEQPPEHPPEPQDVI is encoded by the exons ATTGACAAGACATTTGGGTATTTCCCTAAAGAAGCTGTGGAAATTGAGGAAATTTATACACAAGAGGAAAttagaacacaaacacag GAACAAGATTTCTTTTGCATGGATGAATATGGTACGATCACAGAGAGTGATTCAAGACAGTTGGACAATCATGTAAATCAAAATGAAGATGAAGGGGCCCCTGAGAATGTTGAACAGCATCAAAAAGAAAGTAAATCCACAAAGGAGCCTCCAAGTGCAACCGAGAAAAATGAATTCACAAAGAAAGGAGAAGACACTCAGACTTTAGTGCAAGTTAACCGTGATAATGCTAAACAAAAGTCAGCTGAGCAAGGTGGGTCTTACTGGATTGGATCTCGAGTTACTGGATGGCTTGGTTTGGGAGATCAAAGTGATGATGGTTCACAAGAACAAACAGGGGAACAAAATTCCTTCAGGAGCAGGAAACTTTCTTTGGATATAGATGGGAATCATTTAGGAAAGGGGCCACCACCAGAAGCATCTGGCTGGCTTGAGGGAGGACTGACAAACATTTTTGGATTTGGTCAAAGAAATCCAGAGGTTAATATTGAGGAAACAAATGAAAGGGACACATTAACATATCAGAACACTGACCAATCTTCAATGGGGACTCAAAATGTTGAAGAAGCAGGAATAAAAGATCAGGATGAGCCTGTGTATGTCAGTTCATGGCTAAACATTGGTATTAGTGATATTCTGAGTTTCGGTAAGGGAAATGGTGAGGCAACAGGAGAAAACAGACATTCAGATACAAGTGCAGATGAGAAGCTAGACACAGATAATGAGAACACAGCCAGGATACATTctactctctctcaggtggggGTGGATCAAGATGAGAAATCAGAGGAGGCCAAAGAGGAAACTAGCAAGAGAGAGGAAAATATAGACATCCAACCTGTTAGCTCTCACATCGATGGCATCAATGAAAAGGGAGAAGACTATAGTAGTATTTCTGAAGAAAAGATAAATGAAGACAACagtgataaaaatgatgaaaggaCTGGTTGGTATAGCAGTGTATATAACAGTATTTCAAgcttttacaataaaaaacCTGAAGTTGAAAATGGAGGCGATATTACACCTGAGCATTCTCAAGGGACAGTTAGCCATAAGCCAGGTTCAGATGAAGAGGAGAAAGGAATATACGATGAATCTGGAAAAGGGATGAAATCAATGTTTTCTACTGATGGCATTTCGTCCATGTTTAGTAGGTTAACATTAAGGGATCAGCCAGATATTAACAAAGATGCCCAAAATAATAAAGACTCGGCAGCAGAGTTGACAAATGAAGACAGGGAGGCCTTATTAGAAGCCCAAACCAATACTATTGATGAATCTATAGATGGTAGTAGAGCAGACAATGTTGATGACAGCACTGATAATTTTGAGCAACAGCCTTCCATCAAACTAGGTGTGGATAATactgcaaatatttacaaaatagaaCCAATGTCAGAGCAGAAGCTAACAAATGAGGAAATAACATTGGATAAAAAAACTATTGACCTTCAACAGAATTCAAAGGAGTATTCTGTAGAATCTGATTATCCTGACAGGGGAAAACAAACATTGAACAATAACATTGAAACAgagcaggaaaacacagaaagcaATGATATTGAATTTACAGTTCAGGTACAGCCATCAGACATCAATGGACAACTACAAGATAATAGAGAAAAAAGTAATAGTTTACAGACAGAGACGGAACTAATCCACTTACCAGAAAAACTCAATACTGATGacaaaaatgttgaaaacatgcTTCCGATATTGGACAAACTATCAAGTGAACAAGACAGTTTGGACATTTTTGACATTCCTCTAAATGTGACTGACACTTCAGGAAATGTCACAGACCAAGCAGTCATTCATCGCTCTAGTGGTGCTGTAGGTATGGGAAGTACGGGAACACCTAATCAAACTGCATCTGCACAGAGTTTAACTGAAGAGAAAATGTCAGCTGCGGAGCCTACTGAAACAACAGATGTAGATAATGCTGGAGAGACTTCCAAATTGGACAGTGAAACGAAGCCTGAAGAGTACAAAGTGGATCGGACTGAAGATCATAGTAGAGAGAATACCCAGAGCCTTACAACAGATCGTATCAGACACAGGATTTCAGCACTTGACATTGACCAGATGCATACACCCAGCTCTACGAAGACTTCACTGCACAACCAAGTAGAGAAGCCTGACTTTGATGAGGTAGATGTCCAGCATCCGCACACAGATGAAACTCCACAAAATACTGTCACAGAGGAAGGCAAACTTGAAAAAAGCTTGAATatgattatttataaaaatgtggaTGAGGACATTTCAACAGATGAATCATTACAAATACAAGAGGACCAAGAAAACACTGGTATTTTCAATACAGATATCACTGTTttaaaagaagaacaaaaatatgtgcCTGCAACAGTCCACATTGAGGGATGTAAAGCTAGTAGCAatactgaaaatgaagaaaacacatttactcCCACAGGCTATAATGTGGAAAATGATTCTGAAATGGATGTACTTGGTGATCTGCAATTAAGAAGTTCAAACGGACAAAACATACAAACCAATCAGGAATCACTAGACACAAAGCTTGATCCTCCATCTCCCAATGTATATAAATCTAatgaatttaatgaaaatgaagaatCTAGGCAAAGGAATAAAACGCCAAACGATGAACAGCGGAATATAACTGATGGTAATGTGGTTAACAGTGGTCCAGATGTTCAAGATCTTGAAGAACTAGAACATTCTTCTACACTGATTCAGCAGGattctggaacaaaaaccaagagCACTTCAAGACCAAAAGATTTTTCCCAGTCTGACCCCAGTTATTTGCCTGGAACAACTGCTGAGGGTGTGTTGAAACAGACTGGGCAACAAAGAGACATTCATTTGAAGGGAATACAATCACATGCTGACATTCAGTTTGTGGATGGGAATTCTGAACAGACAGACCCTCAAAATgtcaaagaaaacaatgaacatcAATTGTTGCCATGCCACCATAGTCAAACAGAAACCTGTGTCAATTTTGTTGATGGAGAGAATGTCTATGAGACATTGTCTGAACAGGTGAAAAATGAAGTGCCAAGAGAGACAGTGCACGCTGATCAAGGAGAAGCAGAAAGCCTAGATAGAGAGGGGGGTTCCTTTCTGACTGAATATCAACTTGGTGAAAATAACTCTAACGGGAAAAGCTTTGAGCCGTTAACCTCAGAAACAGAGCCATCTACTAATGTTGTTGAAGATGAAACTGTTCCGCAAGCAGAGAACTCAGTAATTAATTATGCAGATAGTGAAAACCAGGCAAAGACATTTGCTCATAAAATAAATAGGGGTGGCAACAATCAGATAAATCTTAACCAACAGACTGATGAAGTAAATGGCAAAGCAGCATCAGAAAAATGTGAACCACTGTCAGAAATGAATGGTGATGTGGTACAAGAGCCATCAGATAAAAATGAAGGAGATATTAGAGATAGTACATTTATTTCTGACAAAGAGGAGGAAGTTAGTACAATCTCCCACAGCAAATCTCATGAAAGTAATTTTGCAATAACAGATAAAAACAATATAGCATATTTAGTCAAAGACTCACATGAAGTCCCTGCGAAAACtacaaccaaacacacaggagAGTCCTTGAAAAAGAACATGGACATTGAAGatatttcacaaacaacacaaGATCGAGATGAAATGCTTTTTGACCCACCAGTCCTTGGTACTGACGTGCAGTCACAATCTATCCATTCCACCCAGGAAGCTATCAAAGCCACCCAGGTTTTTAAAGAATATAAGAACATGCAAGTACACTTGAATGCTGAAGATGTACAATATTTTCTGGATGTATTTGGGAAGCATAAGTTACTGTGGCTTGATTACTGTCTGGGTAATACTGAAATTGAGGAAGAAGTGCAAAATAATGATAACAACCTGGCTATATTGTCAGATTTTGAACGGATTCTGAAATAtcacagtgaaataatttctACTTCtacaaaaagcacacaaaatgaGAGAAATATGAAGGAAGAAGATATTCATAATAAAAGCATATCCCTCAAAAAACTAGAGATCCTCTTATCTACCCTAAGAGGTAGATATACCCTGGCAAAACCAGCTGTCGCTATAAATGTGATCCAAG ATGTGGGCAAACCAGAGTGCACCACCACCAATTGCTTCAGTGCTGAGAAAAATGAACATACCAAGCGAGACAATGAGGCAGTTCCGGGAGTGAGAGATGATTCTGAGGAGACAGACTGGAGGACTGGGCATACCATAGAAGGAGCTATCCTCAACATCAAAACAG GTGTTACTGAAGTCAGTGGAACACTGTTTACTTTTTCTGGCCAGCTCACCTTTACAATATTGGAGaaggttttgtttatttactccCTTTTAAAATGGCTCATCACAGAG gTGGTGTCATCACTTCCTGATGACATAAAACCAGGGCCTGACCTGTATGGGTTGCCATGGGAAGCAGTGATTGTTACCTTCTTACTTGGGCTAATAACCATACTTGTGTTCATCTGCAGATTCTACCAGTCC attACAAGCCGGCTGTATGTTG GCAAAGAAAGGAAACTTGGGCAAAAGGTGGCAGAATTACTTGATGAAAAATGCAAAGTCCTTGAAACCTTAAGCGAGTGTAAGCATAAG TATGAGGAACTGGAAGCTGCCTTGCAGAATGGTGGAGTTTCGTCTCATGCTTTGGAAAGGGACAACCTGGAG GTTATGTCCAAAAATCTTGAGCAGTCCAATGCACAGCTGAAAAGTGACATTGAACAGCTAAAGCAAGATTTAAAAGCAGAAAGGACCCAGCGGTCACAGCAGGAGGAGATG CTTGCTGGAATGCAGGAAACTCTGAAAAGTTTAGAAGAAGAAGCAAAAGATCTAAAGTCTCAAATGGAGCAG GCACAGACAACATTGAAAATATATGATATCAACAGTGAGAGACTACAGGCAAACCTGCAGGCAGCAAAAGAAGAGAATGCTCTTCTGCAGGAGAGTGAAGGCCAG CTTGTGCAGGAAGCCGAGGGCTGGGGGGAACGTCTGAGTGAGCTTGAGGAGGAAATGAAGATGTGCGAGAGCTCCCACAGGGACATGGTTGAAGACTGCGCCAACAAAGACGAGCGCATCAAG TCTCTCACAGACTGCCTGCTGAAAATGAGGGACTGGGACTCAGAAGTGGAAGATGAAGCCAATGGGGAGGAAAACGCTGGAATCAGCTCTGCAGAGAATGGAGGCAGCACAG ATAACCATCAGAAGCAGAAGGTGCAGAGACTCATTTATGCAGCAAAG ATGAGTGCGGACTTGAAGTCaatggaggaagagaagaaCCGGGTGTTTGCCAGATGGAATGATGAAGTTAAAGCTAAAGAGGACCTCCAAG ATGGTATTGAGAAGCTTCAGAATGAGAAGGACTCCCTGCAGTCAGAAAGTGCCATGTACACCTGTGAAACTCAGAAACTCCAGCAGAAACTGCAGATCATGACTGAGATGTACCAGGAGAACGAGCTGAAACTGCacag GATGCTGAcggtggaagagagagagcgtttgCAGAAGGAGGAGAAGCTAACAAAGGCAGACAAGAAGATAAACCTTGCGACAGAGGAGCTCAGCAACTACAG ACAAAGGTCCAAAGAGCTTGAGGAAGAACTGGAGAAAACAAACATGGCCTACAAAACTCAG aTTGAATCTCATGAAAAGAAGGCGCACGATAACTGG CTGGCAGCACGAGCTGCAGACCGTGACTTGACGCACATCAAGCGAGAGAACGCTAACCTCAGGCAGAA GTTGACAGATGCCCAGTTTAAGCTGGAGGTGGTGGAGAAAGATCCCTATGTCCTAGAATGTCCTGGAAGACCTCTGTTCAGAG GCGAGAGATCCCCATTTGGTCCATCTCCTTTGGGAAGGCCTTCATCTGAAAACAGAGCTTTTCTGTCCCCACCCACTCTGATGGATGGGCCACTACGCCTCTCCCCTCCATTTCCCCCAGGACCTGGGGGCAGAG CATCGAGAGGTCCAGAGTACCCTGTCGTGAGTGAAGGGGTGGACTCTGAACGGAGCGGTGGCCCACACTCCGACAGTGGTTCGCTGTCCCCTACCTGGGAGAGAGACCGCAGGGGTCCCTTGCCTCCTCCAG GGTACCCATACCCAGACCCCAGCCTTCCCTACCGCAGGCCACCCCCTGGGGTCTTCCCTATGGGCCCGATCCCACCCAGAGGGCCCAGTCCGCTGGATGCCCACAGTTTCACCTCCCACCTCTCAGACAAATCGG CGGACTCATCGTATCTGGGCCACACCTCAGACTCTCTGGGGGTTGGGGAGAATGAGAGCAGAGAT AGCATCTTGTCACTGTCCGGAGAGTTGAGGCCACCCCCAGATCCAGATGTGAGAATGGGACCAGGGTTTGGCCCACCAATGATGGGACCACCCCCTCCACTCGAACCCAGGGATCACTTCCCACGAAGAGGCCCATACGGCCCCCCTGACTTCTTTCCCCCTCGAGGCCCTGGAGGACCCCCCATGGGCA TGCGAAGGCTGCCTCCACCAGGAATGTTTCCCCGatttccccctcccacccagcaTATGGGGTACCCTCCTGCAAGACTCCCACCTGACAGTCTCCCAGGGCCTCCCCCAAGGCCCTCCCCACCAGGCAGCGAGCAACCTCCCGAGCATCCCCCTGAGCCCCAAGATGTCATCTGA
- the ctage5 gene encoding melanoma inhibitory activity protein 2 isoform X4, translating to MADLRILLPAVFFFLISDHTFGITLSDYKICGDPECERPMSRVQATEYHKGQDCRFLNFKRGDVIFVYHKLSGKRDDLWAGAIDKTFGYFPKEAVEIEEIYTQEEIRTQTQEQDFFCMDEYGTITESDSRQLDNHVNQNEDEGAPENVEQHQKESKSTKEPPSATEKNEFTKKGEDTQTLVQVNRDNAKQKSAEQDVGKPECTTTNCFSAEKNEHTKRDNEAVPGVRDDSEETDWRTGHTIEGAILNIKTGAQSTKKNNGPGVTEVSGTLFTFSGQLTFTILEKVLFIYSLLKWLITEVVSSLPDDIKPGPDLYGLPWEAVIVTFLLGLITILVFICRFYQSITSRLYVGKERKLGQKVAELLDEKCKVLETLSECKHKYEELEAALQNGGVSSHALERDNLEVMSKNLEQSNAQLKSDIEQLKQDLKAERTQRSQQEEMLAGMQETLKSLEEEAKDLKSQMEQAQTTLKIYDINSERLQANLQAAKEENALLQESEGQLVQEAEGWGERLSELEEEMKMCESSHRDMVEDCANKDERIKSLTDCLLKMRDWDSEVEDEANGEENAGISSAENGGSTDNHQKQKVQRLIYAAKMSADLKSMEEEKNRVFARWNDEVKAKEDLQDGIEKLQNEKDSLQSESAMYTCETQKLQQKLQIMTEMYQENELKLHRMLTVEERERLQKEEKLTKADKKINLATEELSNYRQRSKELEEELEKTNMAYKTQIESHEKKAHDNWLAARAADRDLTHIKRENANLRQKLTDAQFKLEVVEKDPYVLECPGRPLFRGERSPFGPSPLGRPSSENRAFLSPPTLMDGPLRLSPPFPPGPGGRASRGPEYPVVSEGVDSERSGGPHSDSGSLSPTWERDRRGPLPPPGYPYPDPSLPYRRPPPGVFPMGPIPPRGPSPLDAHSFTSHLSDKSADSSYLGHTSDSLGVGENESRDSILSLSGELRPPPDPDVRMGPGFGPPMMGPPPPLEPRDHFPRRGPYGPPDFFPPRGPGGPPMGMRRLPPPGMFPRFPPPTQHMGYPPARLPPDSLPGPPPRPSPPGSEQPPEHPPEPQDVI from the exons ATTGACAAGACATTTGGGTATTTCCCTAAAGAAGCTGTGGAAATTGAGGAAATTTATACACAAGAGGAAAttagaacacaaacacag GAACAAGATTTCTTTTGCATGGATGAATATGGTACGATCACAGAGAGTGATTCAAGACAGTTGGACAATCATGTAAATCAAAATGAAGATGAAGGGGCCCCTGAGAATGTTGAACAGCATCAAAAAGAAAGTAAATCCACAAAGGAGCCTCCAAGTGCAACCGAGAAAAATGAATTCACAAAGAAAGGAGAAGACACTCAGACTTTAGTGCAAGTTAACCGTGATAATGCTAAACAAAAGTCAGCTGAGCAAG ATGTGGGCAAACCAGAGTGCACCACCACCAATTGCTTCAGTGCTGAGAAAAATGAACATACCAAGCGAGACAATGAGGCAGTTCCGGGAGTGAGAGATGATTCTGAGGAGACAGACTGGAGGACTGGGCATACCATAGAAGGAGCTATCCTCAACATCAAAACAGGTGCTCAGtccactaaaaaaaataatggtccAG GTGTTACTGAAGTCAGTGGAACACTGTTTACTTTTTCTGGCCAGCTCACCTTTACAATATTGGAGaaggttttgtttatttactccCTTTTAAAATGGCTCATCACAGAG gTGGTGTCATCACTTCCTGATGACATAAAACCAGGGCCTGACCTGTATGGGTTGCCATGGGAAGCAGTGATTGTTACCTTCTTACTTGGGCTAATAACCATACTTGTGTTCATCTGCAGATTCTACCAGTCC attACAAGCCGGCTGTATGTTG GCAAAGAAAGGAAACTTGGGCAAAAGGTGGCAGAATTACTTGATGAAAAATGCAAAGTCCTTGAAACCTTAAGCGAGTGTAAGCATAAG TATGAGGAACTGGAAGCTGCCTTGCAGAATGGTGGAGTTTCGTCTCATGCTTTGGAAAGGGACAACCTGGAG GTTATGTCCAAAAATCTTGAGCAGTCCAATGCACAGCTGAAAAGTGACATTGAACAGCTAAAGCAAGATTTAAAAGCAGAAAGGACCCAGCGGTCACAGCAGGAGGAGATG CTTGCTGGAATGCAGGAAACTCTGAAAAGTTTAGAAGAAGAAGCAAAAGATCTAAAGTCTCAAATGGAGCAG GCACAGACAACATTGAAAATATATGATATCAACAGTGAGAGACTACAGGCAAACCTGCAGGCAGCAAAAGAAGAGAATGCTCTTCTGCAGGAGAGTGAAGGCCAG CTTGTGCAGGAAGCCGAGGGCTGGGGGGAACGTCTGAGTGAGCTTGAGGAGGAAATGAAGATGTGCGAGAGCTCCCACAGGGACATGGTTGAAGACTGCGCCAACAAAGACGAGCGCATCAAG TCTCTCACAGACTGCCTGCTGAAAATGAGGGACTGGGACTCAGAAGTGGAAGATGAAGCCAATGGGGAGGAAAACGCTGGAATCAGCTCTGCAGAGAATGGAGGCAGCACAG ATAACCATCAGAAGCAGAAGGTGCAGAGACTCATTTATGCAGCAAAG ATGAGTGCGGACTTGAAGTCaatggaggaagagaagaaCCGGGTGTTTGCCAGATGGAATGATGAAGTTAAAGCTAAAGAGGACCTCCAAG ATGGTATTGAGAAGCTTCAGAATGAGAAGGACTCCCTGCAGTCAGAAAGTGCCATGTACACCTGTGAAACTCAGAAACTCCAGCAGAAACTGCAGATCATGACTGAGATGTACCAGGAGAACGAGCTGAAACTGCacag GATGCTGAcggtggaagagagagagcgtttgCAGAAGGAGGAGAAGCTAACAAAGGCAGACAAGAAGATAAACCTTGCGACAGAGGAGCTCAGCAACTACAG ACAAAGGTCCAAAGAGCTTGAGGAAGAACTGGAGAAAACAAACATGGCCTACAAAACTCAG aTTGAATCTCATGAAAAGAAGGCGCACGATAACTGG CTGGCAGCACGAGCTGCAGACCGTGACTTGACGCACATCAAGCGAGAGAACGCTAACCTCAGGCAGAA GTTGACAGATGCCCAGTTTAAGCTGGAGGTGGTGGAGAAAGATCCCTATGTCCTAGAATGTCCTGGAAGACCTCTGTTCAGAG GCGAGAGATCCCCATTTGGTCCATCTCCTTTGGGAAGGCCTTCATCTGAAAACAGAGCTTTTCTGTCCCCACCCACTCTGATGGATGGGCCACTACGCCTCTCCCCTCCATTTCCCCCAGGACCTGGGGGCAGAG CATCGAGAGGTCCAGAGTACCCTGTCGTGAGTGAAGGGGTGGACTCTGAACGGAGCGGTGGCCCACACTCCGACAGTGGTTCGCTGTCCCCTACCTGGGAGAGAGACCGCAGGGGTCCCTTGCCTCCTCCAG GGTACCCATACCCAGACCCCAGCCTTCCCTACCGCAGGCCACCCCCTGGGGTCTTCCCTATGGGCCCGATCCCACCCAGAGGGCCCAGTCCGCTGGATGCCCACAGTTTCACCTCCCACCTCTCAGACAAATCGG CGGACTCATCGTATCTGGGCCACACCTCAGACTCTCTGGGGGTTGGGGAGAATGAGAGCAGAGAT AGCATCTTGTCACTGTCCGGAGAGTTGAGGCCACCCCCAGATCCAGATGTGAGAATGGGACCAGGGTTTGGCCCACCAATGATGGGACCACCCCCTCCACTCGAACCCAGGGATCACTTCCCACGAAGAGGCCCATACGGCCCCCCTGACTTCTTTCCCCCTCGAGGCCCTGGAGGACCCCCCATGGGCA TGCGAAGGCTGCCTCCACCAGGAATGTTTCCCCGatttccccctcccacccagcaTATGGGGTACCCTCCTGCAAGACTCCCACCTGACAGTCTCCCAGGGCCTCCCCCAAGGCCCTCCCCACCAGGCAGCGAGCAACCTCCCGAGCATCCCCCTGAGCCCCAAGATGTCATCTGA